The following proteins come from a genomic window of Mammaliicoccus sp. Marseille-Q6498:
- the rplS gene encoding 50S ribosomal protein L19: MSNNKLIEAVTKEQLRTDIPTFRAGDTVRVHVRIVEGSRERIQVFEGVVIKRRGGGISETFTVRKISYGVGVERTFPVHTPKIEQIEVKRRGKVRRAKLYYLRNLRGKAARIKEIR; this comes from the coding sequence ATGAGTAATAATAAGTTAATCGAAGCAGTAACTAAAGAACAACTTCGTACGGACATTCCTACATTCCGTGCTGGTGACACTGTACGTGTACACGTACGTATCGTCGAAGGTAGTCGCGAACGTATCCAAGTATTCGAAGGTGTAGTTATTAAACGTCGTGGTGGCGGTATTTCTGAAACGTTTACAGTTCGTAAGATTTCTTACGGTGTTGGTGTTGAACGTACATTCCCTGTACACACTCCAAAAATCGAGCAAATCGAAGTTAAACGTCGCGGTAAAGTACGTCGTGCGAAACTTTACTACTTACGTAATTTACGTGGTAAAGCTGCTCGTATTAAAGAAATTAGATAA
- the trmD gene encoding tRNA (guanosine(37)-N1)-methyltransferase TrmD, producing MKIDYLTLFPEMYDGVLNHSIMKRAQDKGLVTFNTVNFRDYAQNKHAQVDDYPYGGGQGMVLKPEPIFNALEDLEKTSETRVILMCPQGEPFTQEKAESLSQSEHLVFICGHYEGYDERIRTHCVTDEISIGDYVLTGGELASMTMTDAIVRLVPGVLGNQVSHEDDSFSSGLLEHPQYTRPADYEGMKVPDVLLSGNHANIEKWRHEQSLLRTLERRPDLLEQYPLTDKDKKFLNNNKK from the coding sequence ATGAAGATAGATTATCTAACTTTATTTCCAGAGATGTATGATGGTGTTCTTAATCATTCCATAATGAAAAGAGCTCAAGATAAAGGTCTTGTTACGTTTAACACTGTTAACTTTAGAGACTATGCACAGAATAAACACGCTCAAGTAGATGATTATCCTTATGGCGGAGGGCAAGGTATGGTGTTAAAGCCAGAACCGATATTCAACGCCTTAGAAGACTTAGAAAAGACATCTGAAACACGTGTTATTCTAATGTGTCCACAAGGTGAACCTTTTACACAAGAAAAAGCAGAATCATTATCTCAAAGTGAACATTTAGTATTTATTTGTGGTCATTATGAAGGTTATGATGAGCGAATAAGAACACATTGCGTTACAGATGAAATATCTATCGGTGACTATGTTTTAACTGGCGGAGAACTTGCGAGTATGACAATGACCGATGCAATTGTAAGACTTGTACCTGGTGTATTAGGAAATCAAGTATCCCATGAAGATGATTCATTTTCATCAGGCTTATTAGAACATCCACAATATACACGACCAGCTGATTATGAAGGTATGAAAGTACCAGATGTATTATTATCAGGAAATCATGCTAATATTGAAAAATGGAGACATGAGCAGTCTTTATTAAGAACATTGGAACGTAGACCGGATTTATTAGAGCAATATCCTCTAACTGATAAAGATAAAAAATTCTTAAATAACAATAAAAAATAG
- the rimM gene encoding ribosome maturation factor RimM (Essential for efficient processing of 16S rRNA), whose protein sequence is MNVEIGKIVNTHGIKGEVKVLSDSDFTEERFQPGQSIVVKHKNEELSFVIASYRMHKNFHLLTFEGIHNINDIEYLKGSKIFQEQGNDSIGLEENEFYYSDIIGCTVFVKDEALGRVVEIIETGANDVWVVKGDKEYLIPYIEDVVKQVDVENKTILIEPMEGLLD, encoded by the coding sequence ATGAATGTTGAAATAGGTAAAATAGTAAATACTCATGGTATAAAAGGTGAAGTCAAAGTCCTTTCAGATTCTGATTTTACTGAAGAAAGATTTCAACCAGGTCAATCTATTGTTGTAAAACATAAAAATGAAGAACTTTCTTTCGTAATTGCATCGTATAGAATGCATAAGAATTTTCATTTATTAACTTTTGAAGGTATTCATAACATAAATGATATTGAATATTTAAAAGGATCTAAAATTTTTCAAGAACAAGGAAATGATTCTATTGGACTTGAAGAGAATGAATTTTACTACTCAGATATTATCGGATGTACAGTATTTGTAAAAGATGAAGCTTTAGGTAGAGTTGTAGAAATTATTGAAACTGGGGCAAACGATGTATGGGTCGTTAAAGGTGATAAAGAATATTTAATACCTTATATTGAAGACGTCGTAAAACAAGTTGATGTAGAAAATAAAACAATCTTAATAGAGCCAATGGAAGGTCTTTTAGACTAA
- a CDS encoding KH domain-containing protein: MEKLIQTIIVPLVDYPENINISKDEQDSSITFNIDVHEEDIGRIIGKKGRMIKAIRTIVSGSMNEYGKKVFVEVN; encoded by the coding sequence TTGGAAAAATTAATACAAACAATTATAGTACCGCTCGTAGATTATCCGGAGAACATCAATATATCTAAAGATGAACAAGATTCTAGCATTACGTTCAATATAGACGTTCATGAAGAAGACATTGGCAGAATTATTGGTAAGAAGGGCAGAATGATTAAAGCCATTCGTACAATTGTGTCTGGTTCAATGAACGAGTATGGCAAGAAAGTGTTTGTAGAAGTTAATTAA
- the rpsP gene encoding 30S ribosomal protein S16, protein MAVKIRLTRKGSKRNPFYRIVVADARSPRDGRIIEPIGTYNPVAKPQAEIKVDEELALKWLGNGAKPTDTVRDILSTQGIMEKFHNSKLSK, encoded by the coding sequence ATGGCAGTTAAAATTCGTTTAACACGTAAGGGTTCAAAAAGAAACCCATTTTATCGTATAGTAGTAGCAGATGCACGTTCTCCACGTGATGGTCGTATTATCGAACCAATCGGTACTTACAATCCAGTTGCTAAACCTCAAGCAGAAATTAAAGTTGATGAAGAATTAGCTTTAAAATGGTTAGGTAACGGTGCAAAACCTACTGATACAGTTCGCGATATCTTATCAACACAAGGTATCATGGAGAAATTCCATAATTCTAAACTTTCTAAGTAA
- the ffh gene encoding signal recognition particle protein — MAFEGLSERLQATMQRIKGKGKVTEQDIKAMMREVRLALLEADVNFKVVKSFVNTVSERALGTDVMQSLTPGQQVIKIVQDELTSLMGGENSKINMSTKPPTVVMMVGLQGAGKTTTAGKLALLMRKKYNKKPLLVACDIYRPAAIQQLQTVGKQIDVPVYTEGDQVSPKQITENAIKHAKEEHLDFVIIDTAGRLHIDEALMNELVDVKEVSKPDEIMLVVDSMTGQDAVNVAESFDNTLDVSGVTLTKLDGDTRGGAALSIRSVTNKPIKFIGMSEKLDGLELFHPERMASRILGMGDVLSLIEKAQQGVDETKAKELEKKMRTSSFTFDDFLEQLEQVKGFGSIDDLMNMIPGANKMKGMKNANMDPKQIDNVQAIIRSMTLEERNNPEILNVSRKRRIAQGSGRSLQEVNRLIKQFGDMKKMMKQFTGSNKKGKKGKKGSNPFQGMNLPF, encoded by the coding sequence ATGGCATTTGAAGGGTTATCCGAAAGACTTCAAGCCACGATGCAGCGCATCAAGGGTAAAGGGAAAGTAACAGAACAAGATATTAAAGCAATGATGCGTGAAGTACGTTTAGCATTACTAGAAGCAGATGTTAACTTTAAAGTTGTTAAGTCTTTTGTTAACACAGTTTCAGAACGTGCTTTAGGTACAGATGTTATGCAATCATTAACACCTGGACAACAAGTTATTAAAATTGTTCAAGATGAATTAACGAGTTTAATGGGTGGAGAAAATAGTAAAATTAACATGAGTACGAAACCACCAACAGTAGTGATGATGGTAGGTTTACAAGGTGCCGGTAAAACAACGACTGCAGGTAAATTAGCATTATTAATGAGAAAGAAATACAATAAGAAACCATTATTAGTTGCCTGTGATATTTATAGACCAGCAGCAATACAACAATTACAAACAGTTGGGAAACAAATTGATGTTCCAGTTTATACTGAAGGAGATCAAGTAAGTCCTAAACAAATTACTGAAAATGCTATAAAACATGCTAAAGAAGAACATTTAGATTTCGTCATTATCGATACTGCAGGTCGTTTACACATCGATGAAGCATTAATGAACGAACTTGTAGATGTTAAAGAAGTATCTAAACCTGATGAAATTATGCTAGTTGTCGATTCAATGACTGGTCAAGATGCGGTTAATGTTGCAGAATCATTTGATAATACACTAGATGTATCAGGTGTTACGTTAACGAAATTAGATGGCGACACACGTGGTGGTGCAGCACTTTCTATTCGTTCTGTCACAAATAAACCAATTAAATTTATTGGTATGAGTGAGAAATTAGATGGTCTTGAACTATTCCACCCTGAACGTATGGCTTCACGAATTTTAGGCATGGGTGATGTACTGAGCTTAATTGAAAAAGCCCAACAAGGCGTAGATGAAACAAAAGCGAAAGAATTAGAAAAGAAAATGCGTACATCATCATTTACGTTTGATGACTTCTTAGAGCAGTTAGAACAAGTTAAAGGATTTGGTTCTATAGACGATCTTATGAACATGATTCCAGGTGCTAACAAGATGAAAGGCATGAAAAATGCTAACATGGATCCAAAGCAAATTGATAATGTTCAAGCTATTATTCGTTCAATGACATTAGAAGAGCGTAATAATCCTGAAATTTTGAATGTATCTAGAAAACGTCGTATTGCTCAAGGTTCTGGTCGATCATTACAAGAAGTGAATAGATTGATTAAACAATTTGGCGATATGAAAAAAATGATGAAACAATTTACAGGTAGTAACAAAAAAGGTAAAAAAGGCAAAAAAGGTAGTAATCCATTCCAAGGAATGAATTTACCGTTTTAG
- a CDS encoding putative DNA-binding protein, with the protein MKENNELIKTMRMNYLFDFYQGLLTDKQRNYLELYYLQDYALSEIAETYHVSRQAVYDNIKRTDELLEEYETKLQLFKKFKERQSIIDELKGLSEHNQDIKQAINRLEMLE; encoded by the coding sequence ATGAAGGAAAATAATGAACTGATCAAAACGATGAGAATGAATTATTTGTTTGATTTTTATCAAGGTTTATTAACAGATAAACAACGAAATTATTTAGAACTATATTATTTACAAGATTATGCTTTAAGTGAAATTGCAGAGACATATCATGTGAGTCGACAAGCTGTATATGATAATATAAAGCGAACAGATGAATTGTTAGAAGAGTATGAGACGAAATTACAACTCTTCAAAAAATTTAAAGAAAGACAATCCATTATTGATGAATTAAAAGGATTGTCAGAACATAATCAAGATATTAAGCAAGCAATAAATCGCTTAGAAATGCTTGAATAG
- the ftsY gene encoding signal recognition particle-docking protein FtsY — protein sequence MSFFKRLKNKFSPSEEVKKDIDLQEEQPVQDLPPESNEKENPEAVQFDDGLMSLDEFEQWESEQLGAKFKQGLEKSRENFQNKLNDLLAVYRKVDEDFFEALEEMLIQADVGFNTVMELVDELRMEAKRQNITETEELREVIVEKIVEIYVQDDEEIDRMNIEDDRLNIILMVGVNGVGKTTTIGKLAHRYKQEGKKVMLAAGDTFRAGAIEQLQVWGDRVGVEVISQKEGSDPAAVMYDAVNAAKNRGADILICDTAGRLQNKANLMNELQKVRKVIDRNVPGAPHEVLLALDATTGQNALSQAKSFKEVTQVTGIVLTKLDGTAKGGIVLAIRNELQIPVKFVGLGEKLDDLQPFDAESYVYGLFADMIDSNESIENSTEEVDNNEGK from the coding sequence ATGAGTTTTTTTAAACGATTAAAAAACAAGTTTTCACCAAGTGAAGAAGTGAAAAAGGATATAGATTTACAAGAAGAACAACCAGTCCAAGATTTACCACCTGAGTCTAACGAAAAAGAAAATCCAGAAGCTGTACAATTTGATGATGGATTAATGTCTTTAGACGAATTTGAACAATGGGAATCTGAACAGCTTGGAGCTAAATTTAAGCAAGGTCTAGAAAAATCTAGAGAGAATTTCCAAAATAAACTGAACGATTTATTAGCAGTATACAGAAAAGTCGACGAAGATTTCTTCGAAGCCTTAGAAGAAATGTTGATTCAAGCTGATGTTGGTTTCAATACGGTAATGGAACTTGTAGATGAATTACGTATGGAAGCGAAACGTCAAAACATTACTGAAACTGAAGAATTAAGAGAAGTTATCGTTGAAAAAATTGTAGAAATTTATGTTCAAGATGATGAAGAAATAGACCGTATGAATATTGAAGACGACCGATTAAATATTATTTTAATGGTTGGTGTAAACGGTGTTGGTAAAACAACGACTATTGGTAAATTAGCACATAGATATAAACAAGAAGGTAAAAAAGTAATGTTAGCAGCTGGGGATACTTTCCGTGCTGGTGCAATTGAGCAATTACAAGTTTGGGGAGATAGAGTTGGCGTAGAAGTGATTAGCCAAAAAGAAGGTTCTGACCCAGCAGCAGTTATGTATGATGCTGTAAATGCAGCGAAAAATAGAGGTGCTGATATACTAATTTGTGATACAGCAGGTAGACTACAAAATAAAGCTAACTTAATGAATGAATTACAAAAAGTTAGAAAAGTTATCGATCGTAATGTTCCTGGTGCGCCACATGAAGTACTGTTAGCTTTAGATGCCACTACAGGTCAAAATGCATTATCTCAAGCAAAATCATTTAAAGAAGTAACACAAGTTACGGGTATTGTATTAACAAAACTAGATGGAACTGCAAAAGGTGGTATCGTTCTAGCAATCCGTAATGAATTACAAATACCAGTGAAATTTGTCGGTTTAGGTGAGAAATTGGATGACTTACAACCATTTGATGCTGAAAGCTATGTATATGGATTGTTTGCAGATATGATAGATTCTAATGAATCCATTGAAAATTCAACAGAAGAAGTGGATAATAATGAAGGAAAATAA
- the smc gene encoding chromosome segregation protein SMC codes for MVYLKSIDAYGFKSFAEHTHVDFDNGVTAIVGPNGSGKSNITDAIKWVLGEQSAKSLRGSKMEDIIFNGSKERKKCQFAEVKLTLDNHSRKLNVDEDTITVERRLYRNGDSEYYLNKERTRLKSILDLFLDSGLGKEAFSIISQGKVDEVLNAKPADRRYLIEEAAGVLKYKKRKKEATSKLDETEQNLNRVEDIVFDLEARVEPLREEAAVAEEYLSLKEEMKKSDITVTVYDIESLNKDFKQLEADIEHFQNQKDEKTNDLNRMTFELNDKKKSRDNISYQIQESNKSLVEATESLERFTGQLEVLKERQKNSDATNERLDEEKHATQIRIDKITEQIKDIDQELATFSEKYQKMVQEINQLESQLNNKEGSFEERIEQLKDQYYQLMTEQSDINNDIRFLEDKLATHQEKQSRLDGRQKEVYEALQTVWEEKETLTSKLNEVETELKNTTDKYKSDYALLKSKETEYKETESKLYQAYRYTEQMKTRINTLKSMQEEYSGFYSGVKHVLKEKSLTGIEGAVAEIIDTPTKLTTAIEIALGASIQHIIVQEEKDARLAIKYLKDKKLGRATFLPMNVVKKRFVPTHVIEQISNSPGFVTIASEGVQFDQKYQNIVEHLLGSTIIAENLEMANEIARKIQFKHRIVTLEGDVITPGGAMTGGGKEKKASLLSQKDELKTTEDKYQNFMNQTTQVESTVKKLKEEVQQLESSLNETQERGTELRANEHEVTLQLDAVLAKEKRLKDENDTFEFEKNDGYNFVKGQETLQEKQHHLSQIQENLEKIDQEINQLNASLSNNKDSEKTIQNELNEKRSSLAVEKERNRLKEQDKRRLKEDLNEHQHTMNKILDQLELINSDEYSGVGQFEEVENKIKYFTDQKQQIEITMTEQQGNYQNVQEEIQELETATQTLHQSISGIETGLQDMVSKHSKIDIMIEHQLTHLNETYQLTFEKAQSLYEIPEDISEARKTVKLTKMSIDELGHVNLNAIDQFKEVNERYTFLSSQRTDLLEAKETLEQVILEMDSEVSTRFKETFDEVNQHFGNVFRTLFNGGKAELQLTDKDILNAGVEIVVQPPGKNRQYLSLLSGGERALSAISLLFAILKVRTAPFVILDEVEAALDEHNVIRYAEYLDKLKAETQFIVITHRKGTMSYADSLYGVTMQEAGISKLVSVNLKSIKDEELEALQS; via the coding sequence ATGGTTTATTTAAAATCAATAGATGCATATGGATTTAAATCTTTTGCTGAACACACGCATGTCGATTTCGATAATGGTGTTACAGCTATCGTAGGTCCGAATGGTAGTGGGAAAAGTAACATTACCGATGCAATTAAATGGGTGCTAGGTGAGCAATCAGCAAAAAGTCTACGTGGATCTAAGATGGAAGACATTATTTTTAACGGATCTAAAGAACGTAAAAAATGTCAATTTGCTGAAGTTAAATTAACTTTAGATAATCATTCTAGAAAGCTTAACGTAGATGAAGATACGATTACAGTTGAGCGCCGTCTTTATAGAAATGGTGACAGTGAATATTATTTAAATAAAGAGCGTACGCGATTAAAATCAATTTTAGATTTATTTTTAGATTCTGGACTAGGTAAAGAAGCTTTTAGCATCATTTCACAAGGTAAAGTAGATGAAGTGTTAAATGCTAAACCTGCCGACAGAAGATATTTAATTGAGGAAGCTGCTGGCGTATTAAAATATAAAAAACGTAAAAAAGAAGCAACATCTAAACTTGATGAAACGGAACAAAATTTAAATCGAGTTGAAGATATTGTCTTTGATTTAGAAGCAAGAGTGGAACCTTTGAGAGAAGAAGCAGCTGTTGCTGAAGAATATCTATCTTTAAAAGAAGAAATGAAAAAAAGTGATATTACAGTTACGGTTTATGATATTGAAAGTTTGAATAAAGATTTTAAACAATTAGAAGCAGACATTGAACATTTTCAAAATCAAAAAGACGAAAAAACAAATGATTTAAATAGAATGACATTTGAATTAAATGATAAGAAAAAGTCTAGAGATAACATTTCTTATCAAATTCAAGAATCTAATAAGTCACTTGTTGAAGCAACAGAATCTTTAGAACGATTTACAGGTCAATTAGAAGTATTAAAAGAACGTCAAAAAAATAGTGACGCTACTAATGAAAGACTTGATGAAGAAAAACATGCGACTCAAATTAGAATTGATAAAATAACTGAACAAATTAAAGATATTGACCAAGAACTAGCAACTTTTAGTGAAAAATATCAAAAAATGGTTCAAGAAATTAATCAACTTGAAAGTCAATTAAATAATAAAGAAGGTTCATTCGAGGAAAGAATAGAACAGCTTAAAGATCAATATTATCAATTAATGACTGAGCAATCGGATATAAACAATGATATTCGATTTTTAGAAGATAAATTAGCTACGCATCAAGAGAAACAATCAAGATTAGATGGTCGACAAAAAGAAGTTTACGAAGCTTTACAAACAGTTTGGGAAGAAAAAGAAACATTAACTTCAAAATTAAATGAAGTAGAAACTGAACTTAAAAACACTACAGACAAATATAAATCAGATTATGCTTTATTAAAGTCTAAAGAAACGGAATATAAAGAAACAGAATCTAAACTTTACCAAGCGTATAGGTATACTGAACAGATGAAAACACGCATCAACACGCTTAAAAGTATGCAAGAAGAATATTCTGGTTTCTATTCAGGCGTAAAACACGTCTTAAAAGAGAAATCGTTAACTGGTATTGAAGGTGCAGTAGCTGAAATTATAGATACGCCAACGAAGTTAACAACTGCTATAGAAATAGCACTCGGTGCATCAATACAACACATCATTGTACAAGAAGAAAAAGATGCAAGGCTCGCAATAAAATATTTAAAAGACAAAAAATTGGGCAGAGCGACTTTCTTACCTATGAATGTAGTGAAAAAACGCTTTGTACCTACTCATGTTATTGAACAAATCAGCAATAGTCCTGGATTTGTAACGATTGCTTCTGAAGGCGTTCAATTTGATCAAAAATATCAAAATATCGTGGAACATTTGTTAGGAAGTACAATTATTGCTGAGAACTTGGAAATGGCCAACGAAATTGCTAGAAAGATTCAGTTTAAGCATAGAATCGTTACGCTTGAAGGTGATGTTATTACGCCAGGTGGAGCAATGACTGGTGGAGGAAAAGAGAAAAAGGCAAGTCTCTTATCACAAAAAGATGAACTAAAAACAACAGAAGATAAGTATCAAAACTTCATGAATCAAACGACACAAGTAGAATCAACAGTTAAAAAGCTTAAAGAAGAAGTTCAACAATTAGAAAGTTCACTTAATGAAACACAAGAAAGAGGAACGGAACTTAGAGCAAATGAACATGAAGTAACGTTACAATTAGATGCTGTTTTAGCTAAAGAAAAACGATTGAAAGATGAAAATGATACTTTTGAATTTGAAAAAAATGATGGCTATAATTTTGTTAAAGGGCAAGAAACATTACAAGAAAAGCAACATCATTTATCACAAATTCAAGAAAACCTAGAAAAAATAGATCAAGAAATCAATCAATTAAATGCTTCATTATCAAATAATAAAGATAGTGAAAAAACGATTCAAAACGAATTGAATGAAAAACGTTCAAGTCTTGCTGTTGAAAAAGAAAGAAATCGACTAAAAGAGCAAGATAAAAGAAGACTTAAAGAAGATTTAAACGAACATCAACATACAATGAATAAAATTCTTGATCAATTAGAATTGATTAATTCAGATGAATACAGCGGTGTTGGACAATTTGAAGAAGTTGAAAATAAAATCAAGTATTTTACTGATCAAAAGCAACAAATTGAAATAACAATGACTGAACAACAAGGAAATTATCAAAATGTTCAAGAAGAAATTCAAGAATTAGAGACAGCAACTCAAACGTTACATCAAAGTATTTCTGGTATTGAAACAGGATTACAAGATATGGTAAGTAAACATTCTAAAATTGATATTATGATAGAACATCAATTGACGCATTTGAATGAAACTTATCAACTTACTTTTGAAAAAGCACAATCGTTATATGAAATACCAGAAGATATTTCTGAAGCTAGAAAAACGGTCAAATTAACAAAAATGTCTATAGATGAATTAGGACATGTTAATTTAAATGCGATTGATCAATTTAAAGAAGTCAATGAACGATATACTTTCTTAAGTAGTCAACGTACTGATTTATTAGAAGCTAAAGAAACACTAGAACAAGTTATTTTAGAAATGGATAGTGAAGTGTCGACTAGATTCAAAGAAACTTTTGATGAAGTGAATCAACATTTTGGTAATGTCTTTAGAACTTTATTTAATGGCGGTAAAGCGGAACTTCAACTTACTGATAAAGATATTTTAAATGCAGGAGTTGAAATAGTAGTTCAACCACCTGGTAAGAACCGACAATATTTATCATTATTAAGTGGCGGTGAACGTGCGCTTTCAGCAATAAGTTTATTGTTTGCGATATTAAAAGTGAGAACGGCACCTTTCGTAATATTAGATGAAGTAGAAGCAGCTCTTGATGAACATAACGTTATTAGGTATGCTGAATATTTGGATAAACTAAAAGCAGAGACACAATTCATTGTTATAACACATAGAAAAGGTACGATGTCATATGCTGACAGTTTATATGGCGTAACAATGCAAGAAGCGGGTATTTCTAAACTTGTGAGTGTTAATTTAAAATCAATTAAAGATGAAGAATTGGAGGCATTGCAATCATGA
- the rnc gene encoding ribonuclease III, giving the protein MSKNKSQIIEQFKGKFNAFMDKLEIEFENYDIYVQAFSHSSFINDFKLDKLSHNERLEFLGDAVLELTVSQFLYTKFPSLPEGKLTKLRASIVCEPSLVTFAMSLNMNELLLLGKGEEKTGGRERASLIADAFESFVGALYLDKGLDTVEYFLNKVVYPHVKDDSYTANRDYKTELQEFMHRRNKGTITYHLLDESGPAHHKLFTSQVLLNGEPLETGEGRTKKESEQSAAKKALNNSQ; this is encoded by the coding sequence ATGTCTAAAAATAAATCGCAAATAATTGAACAATTTAAAGGTAAATTTAATGCGTTCATGGATAAACTTGAAATAGAATTTGAAAACTATGACATTTATGTACAGGCATTTTCACATTCGAGTTTTATAAATGATTTTAAACTTGATAAGTTAAGCCATAATGAACGTTTAGAGTTTTTAGGAGATGCGGTGTTAGAATTGACGGTGTCACAGTTTTTATATACGAAATTTCCATCATTACCAGAGGGTAAGTTAACTAAACTGCGCGCATCAATTGTATGTGAGCCATCACTTGTAACATTTGCAATGAGTCTTAACATGAATGAATTACTTTTATTAGGTAAGGGTGAAGAAAAAACAGGTGGACGTGAAAGAGCTTCTTTAATTGCAGATGCATTTGAATCATTCGTTGGTGCACTGTATTTAGATAAAGGGCTTGATACTGTTGAGTACTTTTTGAATAAAGTCGTTTATCCTCATGTGAAAGACGATAGCTATACTGCAAATCGTGATTATAAGACTGAATTACAAGAATTTATGCATCGTCGTAATAAAGGAACAATCACTTATCATTTATTGGATGAAAGTGGACCGGCACATCATAAGTTATTTACATCTCAAGTACTCTTAAATGGTGAACCTTTAGAAACTGGTGAAGGTAGAACGAAAAAAGAATCTGAACAAAGTGCCGCTAAAAAAGCACTGAATAATAGTCAATAA
- a CDS encoding CHAP domain-containing protein — protein MKIKSKLLLSMAFTSLTLISLNNYVDAKETSSKGEKPKVQNVEVDNRNYDKSSSKVKKEVMKTESATLNYINSLEGKGWDFDGYYGWQCFDLVNYYWNYLYGHGLHGAYAKDIPTANDFSGEATVYKNTPSFVAKPGDVVVFNEDFGSGAGHTAIVTNGNADGNLMKFQSLDQNWNGGGTNKTETAHRVTHDYETEMWFIRPNK, from the coding sequence ATGAAGATTAAAAGTAAGCTCTTGTTATCTATGGCATTTACAAGTTTGACTTTAATAAGTCTAAATAATTATGTTGATGCAAAAGAAACGTCTTCTAAAGGGGAAAAACCGAAAGTTCAAAATGTTGAAGTTGATAATAGAAATTACGACAAAAGTTCGAGTAAAGTAAAAAAAGAAGTAATGAAGACTGAATCAGCAACTTTGAATTACATCAATTCTCTAGAAGGTAAAGGATGGGATTTTGATGGATATTATGGGTGGCAGTGCTTTGATCTTGTAAACTATTATTGGAATTATTTATATGGTCATGGATTACATGGTGCTTATGCGAAAGATATTCCAACTGCTAATGATTTTAGTGGTGAAGCTACAGTTTATAAAAATACGCCTTCGTTTGTTGCGAAACCTGGTGACGTTGTAGTATTTAATGAAGATTTTGGATCAGGTGCAGGTCACACTGCAATTGTTACAAATGGTAATGCTGATGGAAATCTTATGAAGTTCCAAAGTTTAGATCAAAATTGGAACGGTGGCGGTACGAATAAAACGGAAACTGCGCATAGAGTAACGCATGATTATGAAACTGAAATGTGGTTTATAAGACCGAATAAATAG
- a CDS encoding acyl carrier protein, translating to MANFDKVKDIIVDRLGVDAEKVTPEASFKDDLGADSLDIAELVMELEDEFDMEIPDEEAEKINTVGDAVKYIESLEK from the coding sequence ATGGCAAATTTCGATAAAGTTAAAGATATTATTGTAGATCGTTTAGGTGTAGACGCTGAAAAAGTAACGCCTGAAGCTTCATTTAAAGATGATTTAGGTGCTGATTCTTTAGATATCGCTGAATTAGTGATGGAATTAGAAGATGAATTTGATATGGAAATCCCTGATGAGGAAGCAGAAAAAATCAACACTGTTGGTGACGCTGTAAAATATATCGAGTCATTAGAAAAATAA